A genome region from bacterium includes the following:
- a CDS encoding helix-turn-helix transcriptional regulator: protein MVSNITELRKKSGVTQEALAGAVGVTRQTIIAIERGNYSPSILLALKLAKFFKKSVEDIFILKHV, encoded by the coding sequence TTGGTAAGCAACATTACGGAATTAAGAAAAAAATCGGGTGTCACCCAGGAGGCACTCGCGGGAGCAGTTGGCGTAACACGTCAGACGATAATTGCAATTGAGCGTGGTAATTACTCCCCTTCTATATTACTTGCGCTCAAATTAGCAAAATTTTTCAAAAAGTCCGTTGAAGATATTTTTATTCTAAAACATGTATGA
- a CDS encoding thioredoxin family protein: MNTKNQHGSKKLFAGGFSPIIVVIILVALGGAAFYFSQKNVAEKQNSGDVVTIKKSEVVIDDRMMDEMGTLTYNFATQNNSGETGTVTFSEAGEDTTKVVLALLGAPKYVSQPAHIHLGTCKTIGTVSHPLKNVVSGKSETILTMSYSNLWKEVPFSVNVHKSGAEAKIYTACADISSDHAMMKDTGARAPSGVEGMMNPSTGSGQEKMMTNYMGAVLAGKSSPLIDFNKGDYDAAIKTNKLVVLYFYANWCPICKEETANALFPAFNELTTDKVVGFRINYKDSDTDKDEENLAREYGIPYQHTKVFVKNGKQILKAPDGWNKARYLTEINKALAQ, encoded by the coding sequence ATGAATACAAAAAATCAACATGGTTCAAAAAAACTTTTCGCGGGAGGATTTTCTCCCATCATCGTCGTGATAATTCTTGTAGCACTGGGGGGCGCAGCATTCTATTTCTCACAAAAGAATGTTGCAGAAAAACAAAATTCTGGGGATGTTGTTACTATAAAAAAGAGTGAGGTAGTGATAGACGATAGGATGATGGATGAGATGGGTACGTTGACATATAACTTTGCCACACAGAATAATTCTGGAGAGACAGGAACCGTTACCTTTTCTGAAGCTGGAGAAGATACCACGAAAGTAGTGCTTGCGCTTCTCGGCGCGCCGAAATATGTTTCGCAACCCGCGCATATCCATCTGGGAACATGTAAAACAATTGGAACAGTTTCGCATCCTTTGAAAAATGTCGTTAGTGGAAAATCCGAGACAATTCTCACTATGTCGTATAGTAATCTCTGGAAGGAAGTTCCTTTCTCGGTGAATGTGCACAAATCAGGGGCTGAAGCAAAAATTTATACTGCCTGTGCAGATATTTCCTCTGACCACGCGATGATGAAGGATACTGGGGCACGTGCCCCAAGCGGAGTCGAGGGGATGATGAATCCTTCGACAGGCTCTGGACAAGAAAAAATGATGACAAATTATATGGGAGCAGTTCTTGCAGGAAAGTCATCTCCACTCATCGATTTCAACAAGGGTGATTATGACGCGGCAATTAAAACAAATAAATTGGTAGTACTTTATTTCTATGCCAACTGGTGTCCGATATGTAAAGAAGAAACCGCAAATGCCCTCTTCCCCGCCTTCAATGAATTAACAACCGACAAGGTGGTTGGTTTTCGCATCAACTACAAAGATAGCGACACCGACAAGGATGAAGAAAATTTGGCACGAGAGTATGGTATCCCCTATCAGCACACGAAAGTATTTGTGAAGAACGGCAAGCAAATTTTGAAAGCGCCGGATGGATGGAATAAAGCGCGATATCTCACAGAAATAAACAAAGCACTGGCACAATAA
- a CDS encoding cytochrome c biogenesis protein CcdA has translation MEYATQTNKTNMAEKPKRDWSIFFSSVFFVFGFSLVFSLVGVLLQTILSNVSYTVQEWLGRIGGIIIILFGFFLLGLFTPAFLKRDHKISIKYQFRSHYLTSFAFGAAFAVGWTPCVSAALGAILALATTAAGSAFLLLFAYTLGIGIPFLLVGLFTNQAQALINRMGKKLQYFQYFFGVMLIALGVLVFTGTLSRVANLEFLTNILLSLNLVTSIGGGINSLTIVNFGISFLAGVGSFLSPCILPLIPGFLSYLASTAVKKESLA, from the coding sequence ATGGAATACGCCACTCAAACTAACAAAACTAACATGGCAGAAAAACCCAAACGCGACTGGAGTATTTTCTTCTCAAGCGTCTTCTTTGTGTTTGGCTTTTCGCTTGTATTTTCGCTTGTTGGAGTGCTCTTGCAAACCATACTTTCAAATGTTTCCTACACGGTCCAAGAATGGCTAGGCAGAATCGGCGGCATCATTATTATTTTATTCGGGTTTTTCTTACTCGGGTTATTCACGCCGGCGTTTTTGAAACGCGATCATAAAATTTCGATCAAGTACCAATTTCGCTCCCATTATCTGACATCATTCGCTTTTGGCGCAGCATTTGCCGTAGGCTGGACTCCGTGTGTTTCCGCGGCACTTGGCGCAATCTTGGCGCTTGCAACAACGGCGGCAGGAAGTGCGTTTTTACTCCTCTTCGCTTATACGCTCGGGATTGGAATTCCATTTCTTCTGGTCGGACTTTTTACCAATCAAGCCCAAGCGCTTATCAACCGCATGGGGAAAAAACTTCAATATTTCCAATATTTTTTTGGCGTTATGCTGATCGCCCTTGGCGTCCTTGTCTTTACGGGAACTCTCTCGCGCGTCGCAAATCTGGAGTTTCTTACCAATATTCTTCTATCTTTAAATTTGGTAACCTCTATTGGCGGCGGTATTAATTCGCTTACAATTGTTAACTTTGGTATTTCTTTCCTCGCCGGTGTGGGGTCATTTTTAAGTCCGTGCATCTTGCCTCTCATTCCCGGCTTTCTTTCCTACCTTGCTTCTACTGCAGTAAAAAAGGAATCTCTTGCATAA
- a CDS encoding redoxin family protein encodes MSIQKSIVVVILVATVVVSISYLNSQKVSRDSIGGKVEVKTAANVINKEEKDRKYPVAKEITTPDGFINTPQAADGSAKPITIGEFIGKKVVLLDIWTYSCINCQRTTPYLNAWYKKYEDNGLVIIGLHTPEFEFEKIYKNVAEATKRLDIKYPVVLDNDYSTWDAYDNRFWPHKYLIDIDGYIVYDHIGEGGYGEAEKRIQKALLERSQKLGIAEVIPQTILNKNEVDSTTAGNVGSPEVYFGSGRNSLLVNGLSGKTGLQTFIRPQNSSLNHLNLVGTWNIQDEFAENTESNARIIFGYKAQYIYMVASAEKEVRAKILVDGKVVETPGKDVDENGFVVIQGDQLYTLVANITSEEHILEIIIENPGLRAFTFTFG; translated from the coding sequence ATGAGTATTCAAAAATCGATCGTGGTGGTGATACTTGTGGCTACCGTTGTTGTGAGTATTTCGTATTTGAATTCTCAGAAAGTTTCGCGTGATTCAATTGGCGGAAAAGTAGAAGTAAAAACAGCTGCCAATGTAATAAATAAAGAGGAGAAGGATAGAAAATATCCGGTCGCAAAAGAAATCACGACACCTGATGGTTTCATCAACACACCGCAAGCCGCTGACGGATCTGCAAAACCGATCACCATCGGAGAATTTATCGGGAAAAAAGTCGTGCTCCTCGATATCTGGACCTATTCATGTATTAATTGCCAACGTACAACACCCTACCTCAATGCCTGGTATAAAAAATATGAGGATAACGGTCTTGTTATTATCGGGCTCCATACTCCGGAGTTTGAGTTTGAAAAAATTTACAAAAATGTCGCCGAAGCGACAAAAAGATTGGACATTAAATACCCGGTGGTACTTGATAACGACTATTCTACATGGGATGCGTATGACAACCGATTCTGGCCCCATAAATATCTCATTGATATTGACGGCTATATTGTGTACGACCATATCGGAGAAGGCGGATATGGAGAGGCCGAAAAAAGAATTCAGAAAGCCCTTCTTGAGCGTTCACAGAAACTTGGAATTGCTGAAGTGATTCCCCAAACGATTCTCAATAAAAATGAGGTGGACAGTACCACAGCGGGCAATGTGGGAAGTCCTGAAGTGTATTTTGGCTCTGGGAGAAATTCGCTTCTCGTAAACGGACTGTCCGGAAAAACGGGCTTACAAACATTTATTCGCCCCCAAAATTCGTCCCTCAATCATCTCAACCTTGTGGGAACATGGAATATCCAAGATGAATTCGCCGAAAACACGGAGAGCAACGCGCGCATCATATTCGGCTACAAAGCGCAATATATATACATGGTCGCCTCGGCTGAAAAAGAAGTGCGAGCAAAAATTCTCGTTGATGGAAAGGTTGTTGAAACACCGGGTAAAGATGTTGATGAAAATGGGTTTGTAGTAATACAAGGAGATCAGCTCTACACTCTCGTTGCAAACATAACTTCAGAGGAACACATACTCGAGATTATTATTGAGAACCCAGGGTTGCGAGCATTTACCTTTACGTTTGGATAG